From the Actinomadura luzonensis genome, the window GGTGAGGTGCGTCCATGGCCCTTGACGAAGCGACGACCCAGTTCCTGCTGCAGATGGGCGAGAGCGGCGTCAAGCCGCTGCACGAGATGACCCCCGAGGAGGCGCGCCTCACTTTCAGCGCGCTCCGCGACCTGTACGGGACCGGGCCCGAGATGGTCCGCGTCGAGGAGGCCGTGGTCAAGGGCGAGGACGGCGGCTCGTTCGGCGCCCGCGTCCTGGTCCCGTCCGAGACCCCGCGCGGCGTGATCGTCTACTACCACGGCGGCGGCTGGGTGATCGGCGGCCTCGACGAGTTCGACACCCTGGCACGTCAGCTCGCCGCCCGCACCGGCTGCACGGTCGTCCTGGCCGACTACCGGCTGGCCCCCGAGCACCGCTACCCCACCGCGGCCCGCGACGCCTACGCCGCCCTGACCTGGGCCGCGACTGCGTTCCCCGGCCTGCCGATCGTGGTCGCGGGCGACAGCGCGGGCGGCAACCTGGCGGCGGTCGTGGCCCGGCGCGCCCGCGACGAGGACGGGCCGCCGATCCGGCTGCAGGTGCTGGTGTACCCGGTGACGGACTGCGACCTCGACAACGCCTCCTACACCGCCCCGGACAACCAGCTCATGCTGAACCGCGACTCGATGATCTGGTTCTGGGACCACTACGCGCCCGACCACGCCACGCGCGCCGACCCGGACGCCTCCCCGCTGCGCGCCGCCGACCTGTCGGGGCTGCCGCCCGCGCTCGTCCTGACCGCCGAGCACGACGTGCTGCGCGACGAGGGCGAGGCGTACGCCGAGCGGCTGCGCCAGGCCGGGGTGCCGGTCGAGCTGAAACGCTTCGAGGGCCAGATGCACGGCTTCTTCCAGATGGTCAACGTGCTGCCCGGCAGCGCGGCCGGCATGGGGACGGTGAGCGAGGCCGTGACCAGGAGCCTGTCGTGAGCGCGGCGGCCCGGTACGACGCGGTGGTGATCGGCGCCGGCTTCTCCGGCCTGTACATGCTGCACCGGCTGCGCGGCCTCGGCCTGACCGCCCGCGGGTACGAGACCGGCGACGACGTCGGCGGCACCTGGTACTGGAACCGCTATCCGGGGGCCCGCTGCGACGTCGAGAGCGTCCAGTACTCCTACTCCTTCGACGACGACCTCCAGCAGGAGTGGGAGTGGAGCGAGCGCTACCCGTCCCAGCCGGAGATCCTGCGCTACGCCCGCCACGTCGCCGACCGCTTCGACCTGCGCCGCGACATCACGTTCGAAACCCGGGTGACCGGGGCGGCCTGGGACGAGGCGGCCCGGGTGTGGCGGGTGGAGACCGACCGCGGCGACCGCGTCGCGTGCTCGTTCCTCATCACGGCGGTCGGCTGCCTGTCGGCCGCGCGGGTGCCCGGCTTCCCCGGCGCGGACTCCTTCCGGGGCGAGAGCCACCACACCGGCCGCTGGCCGCACGAGGGCGTGGAGCTCGCCGGCAAGCGGGTCGCGGTGATCGGCACCGGCTCCTCCGGCATCCAGGCGATCCCGGTGATCGCCGGGCAGGCCGCGCACGTGACGGTGTTCCAGCGCACCCCCAACTTCAGCCTGCCCGCCTGGAACCACCCGATCGACCCCGAGCACGCCCGCTGGGTGAAGGCCAACTACGCCGCGCTGCGCCACGACATGCGCACCTCGGCCGTGGGCCTGCTCGGCGTCTTCAACGACAAGCCGGTGCTGGGCACCGGCGAGGAGGAGCGCAACCTGGAGTTCGAGGCGCGCTGGGCCCAGGGCGGCTTCTCCTTCCTCGGCGC encodes:
- a CDS encoding alpha/beta hydrolase, with product MALDEATTQFLLQMGESGVKPLHEMTPEEARLTFSALRDLYGTGPEMVRVEEAVVKGEDGGSFGARVLVPSETPRGVIVYYHGGGWVIGGLDEFDTLARQLAARTGCTVVLADYRLAPEHRYPTAARDAYAALTWAATAFPGLPIVVAGDSAGGNLAAVVARRARDEDGPPIRLQVLVYPVTDCDLDNASYTAPDNQLMLNRDSMIWFWDHYAPDHATRADPDASPLRAADLSGLPPALVLTAEHDVLRDEGEAYAERLRQAGVPVELKRFEGQMHGFFQMVNVLPGSAAGMGTVSEAVTRSLS
- a CDS encoding flavin-containing monooxygenase, which gives rise to MSAAARYDAVVIGAGFSGLYMLHRLRGLGLTARGYETGDDVGGTWYWNRYPGARCDVESVQYSYSFDDDLQQEWEWSERYPSQPEILRYARHVADRFDLRRDITFETRVTGAAWDEAARVWRVETDRGDRVACSFLITAVGCLSAARVPGFPGADSFRGESHHTGRWPHEGVELAGKRVAVIGTGSSGIQAIPVIAGQAAHVTVFQRTPNFSLPAWNHPIDPEHARWVKANYAALRHDMRTSAVGLLGVFNDKPVLGTGEEERNLEFEARWAQGGFSFLGAYGDVAIDPAANEIAAEFVRGKIREIVRDPETAELLCPRDHPIGSKRICVDTGYYATYNRPDVTLVDVRRDPIEEITPTGVRTAAGHHEVDVIVYATGYDAMTGPLLALGLTGKGGLSLRDKWRAGPRAYLGLMTAGFPNLFTITGPGSPSVLSNMMVSIEQHVDWIARCLERLRAGGIAVIDADPVAEDAWVAHVNEVASFTLYPRADSWYMGANIPGKPRVFMPYVGGVGAYRDKCDQVAADGYEGFVLSA